The window AATGTCGTGGTTACGATGGACGATATTTTCCATCCCTGGTGTTAGAGATTATGCATTATATCGGATCTCTTCAAGCCATCGTTTCTTAACACAAAATGCCACTCTGTTAATATGTTACATATTCGGTGTTTTTTTTGATTACGTCTTTCGTAAGATCACACCATTTTTCTATTTAAAAATGAAGCCTCGATTGATATAGTGCCGGACATGAAAACGACACAAAATACTAAACGGACCAAGTTCATTTTCGTCACCGGCGGTGTACTCTCCTCCCTGGGCAAAGGCTTAGCCTCTGCTGCCCTCGGAGCATTACTCGAAAGCCGTGGCCTTACAGTAACCTTTCAAAAACTCGACCCTTACATAAATGTCGATCCGGGTACCATGAACCCGTTCCAGCATGGTGAGGTTTATGTAACCAACGATGGTGCAGAGACCGACCTCGACATGGGGCATTACGAGCGCTACACCAATGCTGTCATGGCGCAGATGAATAATTACACTTCCGGGCGTATTTATCACTCTGTCATCTCTAAAGAGCGTCGCGGTGAATATCTTGGCGGCACCGTCCAGGTTATTCCGCACATCACAGACGAAATCAAGGCAGCGGTACTGCAGCTTGATGGCAGCGTCGACGTTGCAATTATCGAAATCGGCGGCACCGTAGGCGATATCGAGGGATTGCCGTTTATCGAGGCAATCCGTCAGCTGCGTGGTGATCTCGGCAGAGAATACTCTCTGTACGTGCACCTCACCCTCGTTCCCTACATCAAAACCGCCGGTGAGGTAAAAACCAAACCTACCCAGCACTCGGTTCGTGAGCTGCGGGCAGACGGCATCCAGCCGGATGTACTCATCTGCCGCACCGAAGTTCCTCTTGATGAGAGTTTAAAGGCAAAAATCGCACTGTTCTGCAACATTGATAAAGATGCTGTTATCACGGCAATAGACTGCGATACCATCTACGAGTTGCCGATCAACCTGCATCGCGAGGGGCTGGATAACAAGATTCTTGAACTCCTCAATGTCTGGACTGGCCAGCCCAACATCAAGCCCTGGGAAGCCCTGGTTCACACCATCAAAAACCCGAAAGACAGCGTAACCATCGCCATTACCGGCAAGTATGTCGATCTGACAGAGTCGTATAAGAGTCTGCATGAGGCGCTTGTTCACGGTGGTCTTGCCAATGGTATCAAGGTTGACCTGCGCTACATCAGCGCTGAAGATCTCGAAGTGAATGATCCGGCAGAAATGTTTGAGGGATGCGATGGTATTCTCGTTCCGGGTGGCTTCGGCAAACGTGGCGCAGAAGGAAAAATCAACGCCATCACCTATGCCCGTGAGAACAAGATCCCATTTTTTGGAATCTGCCTCGGTATGCAGCTCGCCACCATCGAGTATGCCAGAAATGTAGCTGGTATTACCGCTGCAAACTCCACCGAACTCTCCCCGGAGACTCCGGATCCCGTCATTTACCTGATTAAAGAGTGGTTCGACTACAGGACCCAGAAAACCCAGGTGAGGGACGAAACTTCAGACATGGGCGGTACCCTTCGCCTTGGAGCGTATCCATGTGTGCTCAAGGAAGAGAGCTTTGCCCATGCCGCATACGGGGCTAAGGAAATCTTCGAACGCCACAGACACCGCTTTGAGTTTAACAACGAGTATCGGGATGTGCTCGAGGAAAAAGGACTGAGCATTTCAGGTGCGTCGCCAGACAATAACCTGGTTGAGATCGTTGAGATAAGCGATCACCCCTGGTTCCTTGGTTGCCAATTCCATCCGGAGTTCCAATCTAAACCAATGAAGCCGCACCCGCTGTTCAAGGATTTCATCAGCGCAGCACTGGCCAAGAAAAAGAGTTGCTAACAGTATGATAAATGTCAATTCTGTGACCGTTTCCGGTCCCACCGGCGAAGATTTCCTCGTCGGTGATGACCAACCCCTGATGCTGATCGGCGGCCCCTGTGCCCTGGAATCCGAAGAGCTCGCCAGGGAAGTTGCCTCCACCATGAAGGAGATGTGTTCACGCCTCGGCCTTAACTTCGTGTTCAAGGCTTCATTCGATAAGGCGAACCGAACCTCCATCACCTCCTACCGTGGGCCTGGTCTGGAGAACGGTCTGGAGATTCTCGGCAGAATCCGTGAAGACCTGCAGGTGCCCGTAATCTCTGATATCCATGAGGTACACCAAGTCGAACCCGCCGCAGAGGTTCTCGATATCATCCAGATTCCGGCTTTCCTTTGTCGCCAGACAGATCTCCTGGCTGCAGCCGCCAAAAGCGGTAAGCCGGTCAACGTCAAGAAGGGGCAGTTCGTTTCGCCCTGGGATATGAAAAACGTAGTCAATAAGTTACGTGAATCTGGAAGTGAGAAGGTGATGCTGGTCGAGCGCGGGGCAAGCTTTGGTTACAATAACCTGGTTGTCGATATGCGCTCCCTGCCGGTAATGCGCTCACTTGGCTGCCCGGTGGTCTTTGACGCGACGCACTCCGTGCAACTTCCAGGTGGTGCCGGTGGTTCTTCCGGCGGACAACGTGAGTTCATTGCCCCCCTGACCAGGGCTGCAATTGCCGCCGGTATTGACGGGCTCTTTATGGAGATCCACCCAGAGCCTGAAAAGGCGCTCTGCGATGGTCCGAACTCAATCCCTCTGGCAGAGATGGAAGACCTGTTACGCCAACTGGTAAAAATTCGCCAGGCGGTGACCACCAGTTAGCCGGTCACCCAGGATCACAGCACGAATCATATGGCTGAACTGCACTATAAGAAAGCGGTTCAGCCTTTTTCGCATACAAGGAAAAAATTTACATTCCCCATGACAGAGTCCTGTACCCCACAACCGCCGGGAGCATATCCATCAGACTGTGAAGTCATGGATGGGTACCGCAAGATGGCCCGCGAACGAGAATTGAACTCCCTCTCAGGTATTGATCCCCTCGTTCTTGAAAAAGCGAAAAACATCAAATTGCTGTTGCTTGATGTCGATGGTGTTCTTACCGACGCCGCTCTACTCTACACCAGCAACGGTGAAGAATGTAAAGCATACAATACCCAGGACGGCTTTGGAATTTCCCTGCTGCACCAGGCGGGACTCGAAACAGGTATTATCACTGCGAGAAAATCAGCCATGGTCGAACGTCGGGCAAATGAGCTTAACATCACCCATATCTACCAGGGCGCCAGAAAGAAAAACGAGGCGTTCAAGGAGATTCTGAAAAGCACAGGCATCAAACCCTTTGAAGTCGCTTACATGGGAGATGACTGGCTCGATCTCATATTGCTGCAGCAGGTGGGGCTGGCCGTAACCCCGGCCAATGGTGCCGATGAACTCAAGAGTGTGGTACACTACATCACATCACGCCCCGGCGGCCACGGTGCTGTTCGTGACTGCTGTGATCTCATCCTTAAAGCGCGCGGCGATCACCAGAAACTGCTCAGACAATACACTTTGGGATGATCAAACGACGAAACCTCATCTGGCTTGTACCCCTGGCACTGATATTCTCTTTTCCGGCCTGGAAAATACCGGTGGGCAACTTTCTCACGCCTCGCGGCGGTGCAGACTCCGAGTCGATACCCGGTAAAGAGCAGTCCCAGAATTTCAACATGGAGCAGGTCAAAATCGTCCAGAGCAAAAACGGCAGGATTACCGCTGAGATCCGTGCAGTATCTGCATTTACAACGGAAAAGACCGGCGAATATATGCTGGACAAGGTCGATGCGGATATCTTCAATGAGTCTGGAGATATTACCAATGTCGTCGCCAAAAGAGGTATCTTTGACGGCCAGAGTGAAGTGCTCACCCTGATGGACGATGTGGTCATAACCAAGCAGAAGGATGACCAGAACCTCTACACAGACCTGTTTTATTACAACGACAAGGATCAGACAGTTCATTGCCCCGGCCCCACCCGGATAGAGGGTGAGGGTATCCAGGTAGATGGTACATCCTTCGATTATGATATGGCCGAAGGGTACTACGAAATGGAAGGTCGGGTACTCTGCCTGATTGAAGGCTCTATTTCTTCGTGATGAACGGAAAAGGCCGCATCAACCACAAGCCCCGGCCTGCTCACAGCTGAAAACCTCAAAACCATTCCCTGTTGCGCGCCAGCGAACATTCACGTCCCAGAGCAGCACCCCAAACTCCCGCACCGCTGCACGCTGGCTTGCGGGCCTCGGATCATATTGCAGAGTCTGAACAATAAGTTCCCGCAATTCCCGGCCGGTCTCATGCTGATATTGTCGACAAAAATCCTCCACCTGCTGAGCTATTCGCAGTTCAACCTTCGGGATGGGATCAAATGTGTAACCACAACCAGCCTCATCGACCACATCTGAGTATGGTACGTATGGCTTGATATCCAGTACCGGCGTACCATCGAGCAGATCAACCCCGGAAAGCTCAAGCCTGACCGGCCCGTCATCCTTCACTATCTTTTCAAGACGAACCGCAGACATGCCGATGTGATTGGGCCTGTGGGGGCTTCGGCTTGCATAAACGCCAACCCGCTTCTGTCCCCCCAGGCGAGGAGGCCTTGCTGTGGGCTTCCAACCCTCTGCCACCGTTTCGTGAAAGAGAAAAATGATCCAGATATGAGTGAACTTATCCAACTGATTGAACATCTCGGGTCGCCCAAAATCAGGATAAAAATGCAAAATACCTTTGGCGGCCGTCACCAGCCGGGGCTGCCTGGGTACCCCGAATTTTTCGGAGTAGCAAGAGTGTATTACACCAATTGGTTCGACATTGTATGAAGACATTTTCTACGTCGTGCTCCCTGACCACATTCAAAAATATAAAAGAGAACACCAGATACCATGGTGCCCCATACTTGCTCAGCAATTCCCAAAAGGGTATCTTTCATCACATTTCCATACTATTACAACCATTACTGGAAGTAATTCAGGATATGGAAATCCTCTTCCGTCCACACCGGCCGGATAATACCACAGCAGCCTGAGGAGCAAAAGTGAACTCACCCCACGACAGTTTCGCACCCTCAAGTCAGAAGCCGGTTCGTCTTGCAGCATGTATTACCGCCCA of the Desulfosediminicola ganghwensis genome contains:
- a CDS encoding CTP synthase, with the protein product MKTTQNTKRTKFIFVTGGVLSSLGKGLASAALGALLESRGLTVTFQKLDPYINVDPGTMNPFQHGEVYVTNDGAETDLDMGHYERYTNAVMAQMNNYTSGRIYHSVISKERRGEYLGGTVQVIPHITDEIKAAVLQLDGSVDVAIIEIGGTVGDIEGLPFIEAIRQLRGDLGREYSLYVHLTLVPYIKTAGEVKTKPTQHSVRELRADGIQPDVLICRTEVPLDESLKAKIALFCNIDKDAVITAIDCDTIYELPINLHREGLDNKILELLNVWTGQPNIKPWEALVHTIKNPKDSVTIAITGKYVDLTESYKSLHEALVHGGLANGIKVDLRYISAEDLEVNDPAEMFEGCDGILVPGGFGKRGAEGKINAITYARENKIPFFGICLGMQLATIEYARNVAGITAANSTELSPETPDPVIYLIKEWFDYRTQKTQVRDETSDMGGTLRLGAYPCVLKEESFAHAAYGAKEIFERHRHRFEFNNEYRDVLEEKGLSISGASPDNNLVEIVEISDHPWFLGCQFHPEFQSKPMKPHPLFKDFISAALAKKKSC
- the kdsA gene encoding 3-deoxy-8-phosphooctulonate synthase → MINVNSVTVSGPTGEDFLVGDDQPLMLIGGPCALESEELAREVASTMKEMCSRLGLNFVFKASFDKANRTSITSYRGPGLENGLEILGRIREDLQVPVISDIHEVHQVEPAAEVLDIIQIPAFLCRQTDLLAAAAKSGKPVNVKKGQFVSPWDMKNVVNKLRESGSEKVMLVERGASFGYNNLVVDMRSLPVMRSLGCPVVFDATHSVQLPGGAGGSSGGQREFIAPLTRAAIAAGIDGLFMEIHPEPEKALCDGPNSIPLAEMEDLLRQLVKIRQAVTTS
- a CDS encoding KdsC family phosphatase, translated to MAELHYKKAVQPFSHTRKKFTFPMTESCTPQPPGAYPSDCEVMDGYRKMARERELNSLSGIDPLVLEKAKNIKLLLLDVDGVLTDAALLYTSNGEECKAYNTQDGFGISLLHQAGLETGIITARKSAMVERRANELNITHIYQGARKKNEAFKEILKSTGIKPFEVAYMGDDWLDLILLQQVGLAVTPANGADELKSVVHYITSRPGGHGAVRDCCDLILKARGDHQKLLRQYTLG
- the lptC gene encoding LPS export ABC transporter periplasmic protein LptC, whose protein sequence is MIKRRNLIWLVPLALIFSFPAWKIPVGNFLTPRGGADSESIPGKEQSQNFNMEQVKIVQSKNGRITAEIRAVSAFTTEKTGEYMLDKVDADIFNESGDITNVVAKRGIFDGQSEVLTLMDDVVITKQKDDQNLYTDLFYYNDKDQTVHCPGPTRIEGEGIQVDGTSFDYDMAEGYYEMEGRVLCLIEGSISS
- the tsaA gene encoding tRNA (N6-threonylcarbamoyladenosine(37)-N6)-methyltransferase TrmO, with amino-acid sequence MSSYNVEPIGVIHSCYSEKFGVPRQPRLVTAAKGILHFYPDFGRPEMFNQLDKFTHIWIIFLFHETVAEGWKPTARPPRLGGQKRVGVYASRSPHRPNHIGMSAVRLEKIVKDDGPVRLELSGVDLLDGTPVLDIKPYVPYSDVVDEAGCGYTFDPIPKVELRIAQQVEDFCRQYQHETGRELRELIVQTLQYDPRPASQRAAVREFGVLLWDVNVRWRATGNGFEVFSCEQAGACG